The Toxotes jaculatrix isolate fToxJac2 chromosome 14, fToxJac2.pri, whole genome shotgun sequence genome window below encodes:
- the LOC121192838 gene encoding heat shock protein 30-like, producing the protein MPCSHELQFALSPFMDLHWPVCSLWPEVRHPLHQQDLLQRNLQQLHSSLELMDKLQHKILEETEPFETTAALQPVSCQLQKEGERFGLTLDTQGFSPEQLSVRQVGRKLRVSGKTETKQEDEKGCCSYRLQEFTQDFELPEGLNPGEVTCYLDRDGKLHIQAAETLCVEEAEKELTIKRSLEEKTQHTDKPEHSD; encoded by the coding sequence ATGCCGTGCTCTCATGAACTCCAGTTTGCCCTCAGTCCTTTCATGGACTTACACTGGCCTGTATGCAGTCTGTGGCCAGAGGTCAGACATCCTCTCCACCAGCAGGATCTACTGCAGAGAAACCtacagcagctccacagcagtTTGGAGCTGATGGACAAACTTCAACACAAGATCCTGGAGGAGACAGAGCCTTTTGAAACCACTGCTGCCCTGCAACCAGTCTCCTGCCAGCtgcagaaagagggagagcgCTTTGGCCTGACCCTGGACACTCAAGGCTTCTCTCCAGAGCAGCTGTCTGTCAGGCAGGTGGGCAGGAAGCTGAGAGTCAGCGGGAAGACGGAGACGAAGCAGGAAGACGAGAAAGGCTGCTGCTCTTACAGACTCCAGGAGTTCACACAGGACTTTGAGCTGCCTGAAGGCCTGAACCCTGGAGAAGTCACCTGCTACCTGGATCGAGACGGGAAGCTCCACATCCAGGCAGCTGAAACtttgtgtgtggaggaggcTGAGAAAGAGCTGACTATCAAGAGGAGCttggaggagaaaacacagcacacagacaaacctgAGCACTCGGACTGA
- the LOC121192835 gene encoding potassium voltage-gated channel subfamily H member 6-like produces MPVRRGHVAPQNTFVDTIIRKFEGQNRKFIIANALVENCAIIFCNDGFCEMCGYTRAEVMQKPCTCSFLYGPHTRRPAVAQMAKALLGAEERKVEISLYTKNGACFNCEIDVVPVKNEDGLVIMFILNFELPTDPRPTNSSPATELNRVLRIPWLNVAWRQRLRLLLRSLSSSSNVLSQDSEHGSPRAGLLPLGHESVALDKLLSFPERQQLEEGGAGLLLWDKEDEEEEERTRGGIRGGTDLPTAPASAPPILVLPLTSSHAPPRRESGKTGQGEGDCPFYINPPSSSVDGSCVSLKHSSSVDDIKKGQQSYWEKRLQLRHSCTAGMVTIRKTSVPVGTSDSDLHCRTNSQQMTQSPLDTKTDSFVALPPGEIRPPCKLIDRTHHVTEKVTQVLSLGADVLPEYKLQTPRIQKWTILHYSPFKAVWDWVILLLVIYTAIFTPYSATFLLSDQEEAALQTCGYSCSPLNVVDLIVDIMFIVDIIINFRTTYVNSNDEVVSQSSRIAVHYFKGWFLIDMVAAIPFDLLIYRSGEEVVRGGGEGETTTLIGLLKTARLLRLVRVARKLDRYSEYGAAVLFLLMCTFALIAHWLACIWYAIGNVERSTSAGIGWLATLGDQLGKPYNDSVLESGPSIRDKYVTALYFTFSSLTSVGFGNVSPNTNSEKIFSICVMLIGALMYASIFGNVSAIIQRLYSGTARYHAQMMRVREFIRFHQIPNPLRQRLEEYFQHAWSYTNGIDMNAVLKGFPECLQADICLHLNRTLLQNCKAFKGSTKGCLRALAMRFKTTHAPPGDTLVHAGDLIADLYFISRGSIEILKGDVVVAILGKNDIFGEPINLYVLPGKSMADVRALTYCDLHKINREDMLEVLNMYPEFCEYFWSNLEITFNLRDVNNEAVDLLRAEDSDCEGFSRPHRKHKLSSTHTGDSISAKRQRAAYRCRRRLSIWEQCDGRNKDDHKHTLYGPVFSSEDEGEDSEVTGPAQTSIVHSAAVNTTSCPKTGRKERTCNPETGVSNFFTFWGSESQEEHMYQEVPCSHSLPSPPPQSPSHQLPCLPSSSPHCPSSPPPPPPPTARISRRQQVELETRLEALQRQITRLESCMSADIRTILQLLQRQMPTVPPSYSTLTSTPNAPSSPILSPTVASPSGTSTPDFPTDKSPTTNPEQQQSNENQNQVQQQLPESSSLSCGSSVLHLTASPPLIHASSLHTSSY; encoded by the exons atCGGAAGTTTATCATCGCCAATGCACTGGTGGAGAACTGTGCCATCATTTTCTGTAATGATGGCTTCTGTGAGATGTGTGGTTATACCCGGGCTGAGGTGATGCAGAAGCCCTGCACCTGTAGCTTCCTGTATGGACCTCACACCAGGAGACCAGCGGTGGCCCAGATGGCTAAAGCTCTGCtgggagcagaggagaggaaggtggaGATTTCCCTCTACACTAAAAACG GAGCGTGTTTCAACTGTGAAATAGATGTGGTTCCCGTGAAGAATGAAGATGGCCTGGTCATCATGTTCATTCTCAACTTTGAGCTTCCCACAGACCCCAGACCAACCAACAGCTCTCCAGCCACAGAGCTCAACAGAGTGCTGCGTATCCCCTGGCTGAACGTGG CTTGGCGGCAGCGTCTGCGCCTTCTCCTTCGCTCCCTCAGCTCCAGTTCAAATGTCCTGTCACAGGATTCAGAACATGGTTCTCCTCGTGCCGGCCTTCTTCCCCTCGGACACGAGTCTGTGGCCTTGGACAAACTGCTGTCCTTCCCTGAGagacagcagctggaggagggaggagctggacTACTTCTCTGGGacaaagaagatgaagaagaggaagagcgAACAAGAGGAGGGATAAGAGGGGGAACAGATCTGCCCACAGCTCCGGCCTCAGCACCACCAATACTGGTCCTGCCCCTCACCTCCTCACATGCTCCCCCAAG GAGAGAGTCTGGTAAGACAGGCCAAGGCGAAGGGGATTGTCCTTTCTACATCAACCCTCCTTCCAGCAGTGTTGATGGCAGCTGTGTGAGTTTAAAACATTCCTCCTCAGTGGACGATATCAAGAAAGGGCAGCAGAGTTACTGGGAAAAGAGGCTGCAGTTGAGACACAGCTGTACTG ctGGTATGGTAACCATCAGAAAGACCAGTGTGCCAGTTGGGACATCAGACAGTGATTTACATTGCCGAACCAACAGCCAG cAGATGACCCAGAGCCCActggacacaaagacagactcCTTTGTGGCGTTACCTCCTGGTGAAATCAGACCTCCATGCAAACTGATCGACAGAACACACCATGTCACTGAGAAAGTCACCCAG GTTCTGTCTCTGGGTGCTGATGTGTTACCGGAGTATAAGCTGCAGACTCCCAGGATCCAGAAATGGACCATCCTTCACTACAGTCCATTCAAAGCAGTGTGGGACTGGGTGATCCTGCTCTTAGTGATTTATACAGCGATTTTCACCCCTTATTCTGCTACATTTCTACTGAG TGACCAGGAGGAAGCAGCCTTACAGACCTGTGGTTACTCCTGTTCCCCCCTCAACGTGGTGGATCTTATCGTGGACATCATGTTCATTGTTGATATCATCATCAACTTCAGGACCACATATGTGAACTCCAATGATGAG GTGGTGAGCCAGTCGTCTCGCATTGCTGTCCACTACTTCAAAGGCTGGTTCCTCATCGACATGGTGGCAGCCATTCCCTTTGACCTCCTCATCTACCGCTCAGGAGAGGAGGTGGTTaggggaggtggagagggagag ACCACCACACTGATTGGTTTACTGAAGACAGCTCGCTTACTGCGATTGGTTCGTGTAGCCAGGAAGTTGGACCGTTACTCTGAGTATGGTGCtgctgtcctcttcctcctcatgtGCACCTTTGCCCTCATCGCACACTGGCTGGCCTGCATCTG GTATGCCATAGGTAATGTGGAGAGGTCGACCTCAGCTGGGATCGGCTGGTTGGCCACTCTGGGCGACCAGCTGGGGAAGCCCTACAATGACTCCGTCCTCGAGTCGGGTCCTTCCATCAGAGATAAATATGTCACAGCTCTGTACTTCACCTTCAGTAGTCTGACCAGTGTGGGCTTTGGGAACGTCTCCCCAAACACCAACTCCGAGAAGATCTTCTCCATCTGTGTCATGCTTATAGGAG CTCTGATGTATGCCAGTATTTTTGGTAATGTGTCAGCCATCATCCAGAGGCTTTACTCTGGTACGGCACGCTACCATGCCCAGATGATGAGAGTGCGAGAGTTCATCCGCTTCCACCAGATCCCCAACCCTCTGAGGCAGCGGCTGGAGGAGTACTTCCAGCATGCATGGTCCTACACTAATGGGATAGATATGAATGCT GTTTTAAAAGGATTTCCAGAGTGTCTCCAGGCAGACATTTGTCTCCACCTCAACAGGACACTGCTGCAGAACTGTAAGGCTTTCAAAG GATCCACTAAGGGCTGTCTGAGGGCCCTAGCCATGAGGTTTAAGACCACCCATGCTCCTCCTGGTGACACCCTAGTCCATGCTGGAGACCTGATAGCAGATCTGTACTTCATCTCCAGAGGATCCATAGAGATCCTCAAAGGAGACGTGGTGGTAGCCATACTGG GTAAGAATGATATCTTTGGGGAACCCATCAATCTGTATGTTCTACCAGGAAAATCCATGGCTGATGTCAGAGCTCTGACCTACTGTGACCTGCACAAGATAAACAGAGAGGATATGCTGGAG gttctGAACATGTATCCTGAATTTTGTGAATATTTCTGGTCCAACCTGGAGATCACCTTCAATCTCAGAGAT gtgaaTAATGAAGCTGTGGATCTTCTTAGGGCAGAAGACTCTGATTGTGAGGGTTTCAGCAGACCACACAGGAAACATAAACTCTCCTCCACTCACACAG gcGACTCCAtctcagcaaagagacagagagctgcCTACAGATGTAGAAGAAGACTCAGTATCTGGGAGCAATGTGACGGCCGCAACAAAGAcgatcataaacacacact ATATGGCCCTGTGTTCTCCAGCGAGGATGAAGGGGAGGATTCAGAGGTGACCGGTCCTGCTCAAACCTCCATAGTTCACAGTGCTGCCGTGAACACTACCAGCTGCCCCAAGACTGGCAGGAAAGAGAGGACCTGTAACCCTGAAACAG GAGTGTCCAACTTCTTCACTTTCTGGGGCTCAGAGAGTCAGGAGGAGCACATGTACCAGGAGGTGCCCTGCTCCCACAGCCTCCCCTCACCACCTCCACAGTCTCCCTCTCACCAGCTCCCTTgcctgccctcctcctccccccactgtccctccagccctcctcctcctcctcctcctactgcCCGCATCTCTCGCAGGCAGCAGGTGGAGTTAGAGACCAGACTGGAGGCACTGCAGCGACAGATAACCAG gttgGAGTCTTGTATGTCTGCAGACATCCGGACCATattgcagctgctgcagagacagatgcCAACAGTCCCACCTTCCTACAGCACCCTTACGTCAACACCTAacgccccctcctcccccatctTGTCCCCCACCGTTGCCTCCCCATCTGGTACCTCAACCCCTGACTTCCCCACAGACAAGTCACCAACCACCAACCCCGAGCAACAGCagtcaaatgaaaaccaaaatcaaGTGCAGCAACAACTTCCAGAATCCAGTTCTCTCAGTTGTGgttcctctgtcctccatcttACTGCCTCACCCCCTCTCATCCATGCCTCATCCCTTCACACTTCTTCGTATTAG